From Anopheles darlingi chromosome 2, idAnoDarlMG_H_01, whole genome shotgun sequence, the proteins below share one genomic window:
- the LOC125951481 gene encoding opsin-1-like has protein sequence MAAFVEPHFDAWTQGASNMSVVDKVPPEMLHMVHPHWNQFPPMNPLWHSILGFAIFVLGMVSMIGNGCVIYIFTNTKSLRTPSNLLVVNLAFSDFFMMFTMGPPMVINCWHETWTFGPFACELYAMLGSLFGCASIWTMTMIAFDRYNVIVKGLSAKPMTNNGALLRIFAIWAFALFWTLAPLFGWNRYVPEGNMTACGTDYLTTTWLSRSYIIIYAIFVYWLPLLTIIYSYTFILKAVSAHEKNMREQAKKMNVASLRSQEAQNTSTEMKLAKVALVTISLWFMAWTPYLVINFTGIFKAAPISPLATIWGSLFAKANAVYNPIVYGISHPKYRAALYQKFPSLSCQDSPADDGQSVASGATQASDEKA, from the coding sequence ATGGCAGCCTTTGTGGAACCTCACTTCGATGCGTGGACCCAGGGAGCCAGCAACATGTCGGTGGTGGACAAGGTCCCTCCGGAGATGCTCCACATGGTGCACCCCCACTGGAACCAGTTCCCACCGATGAATCCGCTGTGGCACTCGATCCTGGGCTTCGCCATCTTCGTCCTCGGTATGGTGTCGATGATCGGTAACGGTTGTGTGATCTACatcttcaccaacaccaagtCACTCCGTACCCCGTCCAACTTGCTGGTGGTCAACTTGGCCTTCTCCGATTTCTTCATGATGTTTACGATGGGACCGCCGATGGTGATCAACTGCTGGCACGAGACCTGGACGTTTGGACCGTTCGCCTGTGAGCTGTACGCTATGTTGGGATCACTGTTCGGCTGTGCCTCGATCTGGACAATGACTATGATTGCGTTTGACCGATATAACGTCATCGTGAAGGGTCTCTCGGCGAAGCCGATGACCAACAACGGAGCTCTGCTGCGCATCTTCGCTATCTGGGCGTTTGCTCTCTTCTGGACTCTGGCCCCGCTCTTCGGATGGAACCGATATGTCCCGGAGGGTAACATGACCGCTTGCGGAACGGACTATCTGACCACGACGTGGCTGAGCCGCTCgtacatcatcatctacgCCATCTTCGTGTATTGGCTGCCTCTGCTGACCATCATCTACTCGTACACCTTCATCCTGAAGGCTGTGTCGGCTCACGAGAAGAACATGCGCGAACAGGCCAAGAAGATGAACGTTGCCTCGCTGCGATCCCAGGAGGCCCAGAACACCAGCACCGAGATGAAGCTGGCTAAGGTCGCTCTGGTCACCATCTCGCTGTGGTTCATGGCCTGGACGCCGTATCTGGTCATCAACTTCACCGGAATCTTCAAGGCTGCACCCATCAGCCCGCTGGCCACCATCTGGGGATCGCTGTTCGCGAAGGCCAACGCCGTCTACAACCCGATTGTGTACGGCATTAGCCACCCGAAATACCGAGCTGCACTCTACCAGAAGTTCCCGTCCTTGTCCTGCCAGGACTCTCCGGCTGACGATGGACAGTCGGTTGCCTCGGGTGCCACTCAGGCCTCGGATGAGAAAGCCTAA
- the LOC125951479 gene encoding opsin-1-like isoform X2: MAAFVEPHFDAWTQGASNMSVVDKVPPEMLHMVHPHWNQFPPMNPLWHSILGFAIFVLGMVSMIGNGCVIYIFTNTKSLRTPSNLLVVNLAFSDFFMMFTMGPPMVINCWHETWTFGPFACELYAMLGSLFGCASIWTMTMIAFDRYNVIVKGLSAKPMTNNGALLRIFAIWAFALFWTLAPLFGWNRYVPEGNMTACGTDYLTTTWLSRSYIIIYAIFVYWLPLLTIIYSYTFILKAVSAHEKNMREQAKKMNVASLRSQEAQNTSTEMKLAKVALVTISLWFMAWTPYLVINYTGIFKAAPISPLATIWGSLFAKANAVYNPIVYGISHPKYRAALYQKFPSLSCQDSPTDDGQSVASATTGVSEEKSSA, from the exons ATGGCAGCCTTTGTGGAACCTCACTTCGATGCGTGGACCCAGGGAGCCAGCAACATGTCGGTGGTGGACAAGGTCCCTCCGGAGATGCTCCACATGGTGCACCCCCACTGGAACCAGTTCCCACCGATGAATCCGCTGTGGCACTCGATCCTGGGCTTCGCCATCTTCGTCCTCGGTATGGTGTCGATGATCGGTAACGGTTGTGTGATCTACatcttcaccaacaccaagtCACTCCGTACCCCCTCCAACTTGCTGGTGGTCAATTTGGCCTTCTCCGATTTCTTCATGATGTTTACGATGGGACCGCCGATGGTGATCAACTGCTGGCACGAGACCTGGACGTTTGGACCGTTCGCCTGTGAGCTGTACGCTATGTTGGGATCACTGTTCGGCTGTGCCTCGATCTGGACAATGACTATGATTGCGTTCGACCGATACAACGTCATCGTGAAGGGTCTCTCGGCGAAGCCGATGACCAACAACGGAGCTCTGCTGCGCATCTTCGCTATCTGGGCGTTTGCTCTCTTCTGGACTCTGGCCCCGCTCTTCGGATGGAACCGATATGTCCCGGAGGGTAACATGACCGCTTGCGGAACGGACTATCTGACCACGACGTGGCTGAGCCGCTCgtacatcatcatctacgCCATCTTCGTGTACTGGCTGCCTCTGCTGACCATCATCTACTCGTACACCTTCATCCTGAAGGCTGTGTCGGCTCACGAGAAGAACATGCGCGAACAGGCCAAGAAGATGAACGTTGCCTCGCTGCGATCCCAGGAGGCCCAGAACACCAGCACCGAGATGAAGCTGGCTAAG GTCGCTCTGGTCACCATCTCGCTGTGGTTCATGGCCTGGACGCCGTATCTGGTCATCAACTACACCGGAATCTTCAAGGCTGCACCCATCAGCCCGCTGGCTACCATCTGGGGATCGCTGTTCGCGAAGGCCAACGCCGTCTACAACCCGATTGTGTACGGTATCAGCCACCCGAAGTACCGAGCTGCGCTCTACCAGAAGTTCCCGTCGCTATCTTGCCAGGACTCCCCTACTGACGATGGACAGTCGGTTGCCTCGGCCACCACTGGTGTCTCGGAGGAGAAATCCTCGGCCTAG
- the LOC125951486 gene encoding rhodopsin-like: MANSMIGPASPQPLTWTVSVANLTVVDRVPAEILHLVDTYWYQFAPLETKWHAALATAVGLLALISIVGNGCVIFIFSSTKSLRTPSNLMVINLAFADFMMMFTMAPPLIVNSYHETWIFGALMCEIYGMFGSLSGCVSIWSMTMIAYDRYNVIVKGLSGKPLTYAGYVPEGNMSACGTDYLSKDWISVSYIYAYSVFVYWLPLFLIIYCYTYILQAVSAHERNMREQAKKMNVASLRSSDASKTNAEIKLAKIALVTITLWFMAWTPYLVINYAGIFGTGEISPLQTIWGSVFAKANSVYNPIVYGISHPKYRAALYKRFPSLECGKKKAAGEQESVASGITTAVEQTCET, from the exons ATGGCCAATTCGATGATTGGCCCCGCGAGTCCCCAACCGCTCACGTGGACTGTTTCGGTGGCCAACTTGACTGTGGTAGATCGTGTACCGGCAGAAATTCTGCACCTAGTCGATACGTACTGGTACCAGTTTGCGCCGTTGGAAACCAAGTGGCACGCTGCCTTAGCCACTGCCGTCGGACTACTGGCTCTCATTTCCATCGTCGGCAATGGCTGTGTTATTTTCATCTTCTCCAGCACCAAGAGTCTCCGCACGCCGTCGAATCTTATGGTAATCAATTTGGCGTTTGCCGATTTCATGATGATGTTCACCATGGCACCACCGCTCATTGTTAATTCGTACCACGAAACGTGGATCTTCGGCGCGCTGATGTGTGAAATCTACGGTATGTTTGGATCACTGTCGGGTTGCGTTTCCATCTGGAGCATGACGATGATCGCCTACGATCGCTACAACGTCATCGTCAAGGGGCTATCGGGCAAACCGCTCACTTACGCCGG ATATGTGCCGGAAGGCAACATGAGCGCCTGTGGTACGGATTATCTCTCGAAGGATTGGATCAGCGTTTCCTACATCTACGCCTATTCTGTCTTCGTCTATTGGCTACCACTGTTTCTCATCATCTACTGTTATACTTACATTCTGCAG GCAGTGTCGGCGCACGAAAGGAACATGCGAGAGCAGGCCAAAAAGATGAACGTTGCGTCTCTTCGATCGTCTGATGCTTCGAAGACGAATGCTGAAATCAAATTGGCCAAAATTGCACTGGTTACTATTACCCTTTGGTTCATGGCATGGACTCCCTACCTGGTCATCAATTATGCTGGGATCTTTGGAACGGGAGAAATCAGTCCGCTCCAAACCATATGGGGCTCCGTGTTCGCCAAGGCTAATTCCGTCTACAATCCGATCGTGTATGGAATTAGCCACCCCAAGTACCGAGCAGCGCTCTACAAACGTTTCCCTTCGCTGGAATGTGGCAAGAAGAAAGCTGCCGGAGAACAGGAATCAGTTGCTTCGGGAATTACCACTGCTGTTGAGCAAACAtgcgaaacataa
- the LOC125951479 gene encoding opsin-1-like isoform X1, protein MAAFAEPHFSAWTQTVVSNVTVVDKVPPEMLHMVDAHWYQFPPMNPLWHSILGFAIFILGVVSIIGNGCVIYIFTNTKSLRTPSNLLVVNLAFSDFLMMFTMAPPMVINCWHETWSFGPFACELYGMLGSLFGCASIWTMTMIAFDRYNVIVKGLSGRPMTNNGALLRILGIWAFALLWTLAPLFGWNRYVPEGNMTACGTDYLNQDFTSRSYILIYSGFVYYLPLFSIIYSYIYIIQAVSAHEKNMREQAKKMNVASLRSQEAQNTSTEMKLAKVALVTISLWFMAWTPYLVINYTGIFKAAPISPLATIWGSLFAKANAVYNPIVYGISHPKYRAALYQKFPSLSCQDSPTDDGQSVASATTGVSEEKSSA, encoded by the exons atggCAGCATTCGCCGAGCCGCACTTCAGCGCCTGGACCCAAACGGTCGTCAGCAACGTCACGGTGGTGGACAAGGTCCCTCCGGAGATGCTCCACATGGTGGATGCTCACTGGTACCAGTTCCCCCCGATGAACCCGCTGTGGCACTCGATCCTGGGCTTCGCCATCTTCATCCTCGGTGTCGTTTCAATCATCGGAAACGGTTGCGTTATCTACATCTTCACCAATACCAAGTCGCTCCGAACCCCCTCCAACTTGCTGGTGGTCAACTTGGCCTTCTCCGATTTCCTGATGATGTTTACCATGGCGCCACCGATGGTGATCAACTGCTGGCACGAGACCTGGTCGTTCGGACCGTTCGCCTGCGAGCTGTACGGCATGCTTGGATCGCTGTTCGGCTGTGCCTCGATCTGGACCATGACTATGATTGCGTTCGACCGATACAACGTCATCGTGAAGGGTCTCTCGGGTAGACCGATGACCAACAACGGTGCTCTGCTGCGCATTCTGGGCATCTGGGCGTTCGCTCTGCTGTGGACTCTGGCTCCGCTCTTCGGATGGAACCGATATGTCCCGGAGGGTAACATGACCGCTTGCGGAACGGATTATTTGAACCAGGACTTTACCAGCCGCTCGTACATCCTGATCTACTCGGGCTTCGTCTACTACCTGCCTCTGTTCAGCATCATCTACTCGTACATCTACATCATTCAG GCTGTGTCGGCCCACGAGAAGAACATGCGCGAACAGGCCAAGAAGATGAACGTTGCCTCGCTGCGATCCCAGGAGGCCCAGAACACTAGCACCGAGATGAAGCTGGCTAAGGTCGCTCTGGTCACCATCTCGCTGTGGTTCATGGCCTGGACGCCGTATCTGGTCATCAACTACACCGGAATCTTCAAGGCTGCACCCATCAGCCCGCTGGCTACCATCTGGGGATCGCTGTTCGCGAAGGCCAACGCCGTCTACAACCCGATTGTGTACGGTATCAGCCACCCGAAGTACCGAGCTGCGCTCTACCAGAAGTTCCCGTCGCTATCTTGCCAGGACTCCCCTACTGACGATGGACAGTCGGTTGCCTCGGCCACCACTGGTGTCTCGGAGGAGAAATCCTCGGCCTAG
- the LOC125951459 gene encoding uncharacterized protein LOC125951459 — protein MGLEANHTPQDDRRKCQQDRIVPSPPTIIEWHAELQRSKRLESKRLTAHAGHCCSAHRQQQGKKRRKAAKARKAKIVLKGEKFEDPDPYQSAVRKTNYGKQRKEKLKFVGEKFVDPDPQGLAIRKASCTSATSGTTSDREVFQQYRTQRAETHPATVYLGYTKEASYITEMPETECMELDQEYTKNDWRRDGRAALSQTLAVGVKNVLLLGYGMTLGFPTIVIPAIQGGDGREPALEADITLSRDQISWLSSINLICVPLGSIFSGALAQPIGRRRAMQLINIPIFIAWMLFHFASDVSFLYCGLALAGISGGLGEAPVLTYVAEITQPRYRGILAATGSTCVILGVLLEFLMGSFMKWRTVAFVSSVVPILAAILLFFIPESPAWLASKGRLEESQSALAWLRGWTTPEQVHDEFKELEQQMAKDAELQKDFTLVDKARLYTRRAFLQPFGIILLCFFIGHFSGMTTLQTYAVQIFHTLKAPINKYYATCLLGLTELIGTLFCVLLVHFTGKRPLVFISTIGCALCFFFAASYAYFLNDIPGSSVHNVVANVSSIKADITVIPLQSREVIAELTNSSVIPLLKATRMMKTQMNETVEKSHIGLSNASSIDGIVYSAQSFNNYYLNDSLNEPINLTITYGEYIKSAIPKEIFVPLPHVNQNKFAWVPLTLLLGSAFLTHIGIRLVPWILIGELFAPNVRSGGSGLAGGIAYIFGFIANKTFLTMLATFTLPGTFWIYSLITIVGAMILYKVLPETEGKSLQEIETYFLPSGKSMDTKTSALPLPGPKLSTSNGVQLQPAPPPIPPKPYPLKDDIDRARRVSLVPRQMSQTSRNTTVSDFSIASQNSQHSSSQHPSELSRSSSHNSYNLEDADDHFHAQVFRKISETNTIEPVATSINVMHSPEPIQRPASAHKTSSLDRSGKSGFPATPADSKPVFKHSIEQQLSHKTQQMTRPVRARAKRPPPSHAIDLHSWEGSKKFEEFLQRHQDVGVSEKPKKVRDPIRHVTSAHELKAFDGSKRKGSIPGGNMLQDRKMFNSSTKLTPTIVVNDVDDDRDTEGVTNAAFHLSSSDESTDM, from the exons ATGGGACTGGAAGCCAA CCACACACCGCAAGATGATCGCCGAAAGTGTCAGCAGGATAGGATCGTTCCGTCGCCTCCAACCATTATCGAGTGGCATGCTGAGCTGCAAAGATCGAAGCGACTTGAAAGCAAAAGGCTTACAGCTCACGCCGGACATTGTTGTAGCgcccatcggcagcagcaaggcaAAAAGCGTCGAAAGGCAGCTAAAGCGCGGAAGGCAAAGATAGTGCTTAAGGGTGAAAAGTTTGAAGATCCTGATCCGTACCAGTCGGCCGTCCGGAAGACCAACTATGGCAAGCAGCGTAAGGAGAAGCTGAAGTTTGTCGGTGAAAAATTCGTAGATCCCGATCCACAAGGATTGGCCATACGCAAGGCAAGCTGTACCAGTGCGACCAGTGGGACGACGAGTGACCGTGAAGTGTTCCAACAGTATCGTACGCAACGGGCTGAAACCCATCCTGCCACAGTGTACTTAGGTTACACCAAAGAGGCCAGCTACATAACCGAAATGCCCGAAACGGAGTGTATGGAGCTGGACCAGGAATATACCAAGAACGACTGGCGGAGAGATGGCCGAGCCGCGCTTTCACAAACCTTGGCAGTTGGAGTGAAGAATGTACTGCTTCTTGGGTATGGTATGACGCTCGGGTTTCCCACTATTGTTATTCCGGCTATTCAGGGTGGTGATGGCCGAGAGCCGGCTCTTGAAGCGGACATTACCCTGAGCAGAGACCAAATATCATGGTTAAGTTCCATCAACTTAATCTGTGTGCCATTGGGCAGCATTTTCTCGGGTGCGCTTGCACAACCGATTGGCCGGCGGAGAGCAATGCAG TTGATCAACATTCCAATTTTTATCGCCTGGATGCTGTTTCACTTTGCAAGCGATGTGTCCTTCCTTTATTGCGGTCTCGCACTAGCTGGGATCAGTGGTGGACTCGGCGAGGCACCGGTTCTTACATATGTCGCCGAGATTACGCAGCCACGATATCGTGGCATTCTGGCTGCTACTGGTTCGACATGCGTCATCCTGGGAGTACTGCTGGAATTCCTTATGGGCAGTTTCATGAAATGGCGAACGGTCGCTTTCGTCAGTTCCGTGGTTCCCATTCTTGCAGCTATTCTGTTGTTCTTCATTCCCGAGAGCCCAGCTTGGTTAGCGAGCAAGGGACGTTTGGAGGAATCCCAAAGTGCTCTAGCTTGGCTGCGAGGCTGGACCACTCCGGAACAG GTTCACGATGAGTTCAAAGAGCTTGAGCAGCAAATGGCGAAAGACGCGGAATTGCAGAAGGATTTTACCCTCGTCGATAAGGCGCGGCTCTACACCCGGCGTGCATTTCTGCAGCCTTTCGGCATCATTCTGCTCTGTTTCTTCATCGGCCACTTTTCGGGCATGACCACGCTGCAAACGTATGCTGTGCAG ATCTTTCACACTTTGAAAGCACCGATCAACAAATACTATGCGACCTGTCTGCTGGGGTTAACGGAGCTTATCGGAACGCTGTTCTGTGTGTTGCTTGTGCACTTTACCGGCAAACGGCCGTTGGTGTTCATTTCGACCATCGGTTGTGCCTTATGCTTCTTTTTTGCGGCCAGCTATGCCTACTTCCTGAACGATATTCCGGGTAGCTCGGTCCACAATGTGGTGGCCAACGTGTCCTCCATCAAGGCCGACATAACTGTGATACCGCTGCAGTCACGTGAAGTCATTGCGGAGCTGACCAACAGTTCGGTGATTCCCCTCCTCAAGGCAACGCGGATGATGAAGACCCAAATGAATGAAACCGTCGAGAAATCGCACATTGGCCTCTCTAACGCCAGCTCGATCGATGGTATCGTGTACTCGGCCCAAAGCTTCAACAATTACTATCTCAACGATAGTCTTAATGAACCGATCAACTTGACGATCACGTATGGTGAGTACATTAAATCGGCCATCCCAAAGGAGATCTTTGTGCCATTGCCGCACGTGAACCAGAACAAATTCGCCTGGGTAccgctgacgctgctgcttgGTAGTGCTTTCCTAACGCATATCGGCATTCGCTTAGTACCGTGGATCCTGATCGGTGAGCTGTTTGCTCCGAATGTGCGTAGCGGTGGCTCCGGACTGGCCGGCGGAATTGCTTACATTTTCGGATTTATTGCAAACAAAACGTTCCTGACGATGCTGGCCACCTTCACGCTGCCCGGGACATTCTGGATTTACTCGCTGATCACGATCGTCGGTGCAATGATTCTCTACAAGGTGCTTCCGGAAACGGAAGGCAAGTCTCTGCaggaaattgaaacatatttccttccttcgggtAAAAGCATGGACACGAAAACCAGTGCCCTACCACTACCCGGTCCAAAGCTGTCCACTAGCAACGGAGTGCAACTGCAACCTGCTCCGCCACCGATTCCACCGAAGCCATACCCCTTGAAGGACGACATCGATCGAGCACGCAGGGTATCACTAGTACCGCGCCAAATGTCGCAAACCTCGCGCAACACAACCGTTTCCGATTTTTCTATTGCATCGCAAAATTCTCAGCACTCCTCATCACAGCATCCATCCGAGTTAAGCCGAAGCTCTTCGCACAACTCGTACAACTTggaagatgctgatgatcattTCCATGCGCAAGTTTTTCGGAAAATTTCTGAAACCAACACAATTGAGCCGGTTGCCACCTCCATCAACGTAATGCATTCGCCCGAGCCTATCCAACGGCCGGCATCTGCTCATAAAACATCGTCATTGGACAGATCGGGTAAGTCTGGATTCCCGGCGACTCCAGCTGATTCGAAACCGGTTTTTAAGCATAGCATTGAGCAGCAGTTATCGCACAAAACCCAACAAATGACGCGCCCGGTTCGAGCACGTGCCAAACGTCCTCCACCATCCCACGCGATTGATTTACATTCCTGGGAAGGTAGCAAAAAGTTTGAGGAATTCCTGCAACGTCATCAGGACGTGGGTGTGTCGGAGAAGCCGAAAAAGGTGCGCGACCCAATTCGGCACGTTACCAGTGCACATGAGCTGAAAGCATTTGATGGAAGCAAACGCAAGGGCAGTATTCCTGGTGGAAACATGCTACAAGATCGAAAGATGTTCAACAGCTCAACGAAGCTGACCCCGACAATCGTAGTaaatgatgtcgatgatgatcgagatACCGAAGGGGTTACTAATGCCGCATTTCATCTTAGTTCCAGCGATGAATCCACAGATATGTGA
- the LOC125951464 gene encoding GATOR complex protein WDR24 → MGDIKTCSIRICQDGHANALALNREFTQIAVAGRSLLKVFSIENDGFTEVCNMRGGKNQNLSYSSNDVAWSALDSNILATAATNGVVSVWDLSKFGRQKQSLVYNEHERTAHSVAFHGTEANLLISGSQDGTIKCFDLRTDKIAINTYFSNSESVRDVKFSPHAPNTFAAVSENGTVQLWDIRRNDRCTTQFTAHSGPIYTCDWHPNQSWLATGSRDKQIKVWNTNPKSSSQESAKNVSLEYTIHTIAVVGRVRWRPDKMYHIASCALVVDNSIYIWDLRRPYIPYASFNEHSNVTTGIAFKGNDRHVLLSTSKDSTIFKHVFKDATRPALKANPQGANFNYKGDLLYAYEMKMMPPPPPPPASTGLLSQGSGLLGSRQKTPPSAEQFHLAKSNLSNYQTKSSSTNGKDVTKTSLLKDYLAFKGCAKEYLVTDASLADICSHNAAVAKKYGKTNVSFLWNFISQLYAYSSIASMKLEQRNSNSSQHATGRLMAQNSNQSSAGGRSEDRPNASGSNPNLASTNIANNNNSAEDFSEYANIRNSNEPAGLGQLLSVDIEPERCEFVFGETELTFDSVDCIKGFRNGFLYTGPHDLVKEYTFPSSNLMNAHELHQTHPRKHMAVAEKSQETSPPPNPVPSFLKISDHNPSPPIWQPHQVLADCLSLQTEVGDVQTSSCILMALGERRHSLQIDESVQENWLMSYIELLHRHQLWNEATQVIKLSWIRSVAEMNQQSTTMYTSCGQCSKQLLNTVGWYCSRCKSAQSSKCSVCNGVVRGLYAWCQGCSHGGHLEHLKHWFSNNSKCPKCGHLCEYE, encoded by the exons ATGGGGGACATAAAAACGTGTTCCATTCGTATTTGCCAAGACGGGCACGCCAATGCTTTGGCGCTTAATCGAGAGTTCACCCAGATTGCGGTAGCCGGTAGAAGCC TGTTGAAGGTGTTCTCAATTGAAAATGATGGATTTACGGAGGTGTGTAATATGCGAGGAGGCAAGAATCAAAACCTTAGTTACTCGTCAAATGATGTGGCATGGAGTGCGCTTGATTCGAATATTCTTGCAACGGCTGCAACCAACGGTGTCGTGTCGGTGTGGGATCTTTCGAAGTTTGGCAGACAGAAACAATCGCTGGTTTACAACGAACACGAGCGTACCGCACATTCGGTCGCTTTTCACGGCACGGAAGCGAATCTGCTCATCTCGGGCTCACAGGATGGTACGATCAAGTGTTTCGATTTGCGAACAGACAAGATTGCGATCAACACATACTTCAGCAACTCAGAAAGTGTGCGCGATGTAAAGTTTAGTCCTCACGCACCCAACACATTTGCGGCCGTGTCGGAAAACGGAACCGTGCAGCTGTGGGATATTCGACGCAATGATCGCTGCACAACTCAATTCACGGCTCACAGTGGCCCTATCTACACCTGCGATTGGCATCCGAATCAATCGTGGCTTGCGACGGGTAGCAGGGATAAGCAAATCAAGGTGTGGAACACTAACCCCAAGAGCTCATCACAGGAAAGCGCCAAAAACGTGTCACTTGAGTATACTATACATACGATAGCAGTCGTTGGACGGGTTCGCTGGAGACCAGACAAGATGTATCATATAGCAAGttgtgcgctggtggtggacaaTAGCATCTACATTTGGGATCTGCGGCGACCGTACATTCCGTATGCTTCATTCAATGAACATTCGAACGTCACAACGGGCATCGCGTTCAAAGGCAACGATCGCCATGTGCTACTGTCCACTAGTAAGGACTCTACCATCTTCAAACACGTGTTCAAAGATGCTACTCGGCCTGCTCTGAAGGCGAACCCACAGGGTgcaaatttcaattacaagGGGGATCTATTGTACGCatacgaaatgaaaatgatgcctccaccaccgcctccaccgGCATCGACTGGTTTGCTAAGCCAGGGTTCCGGCCTGCTAGGGTCTCGACAAAAAACACCTCCTTCGGCAGAACAGTTCCATCTGGCAAAGTCGAACCTATCAAATTATCAAActaaaagcagcagcacgaatgGCAAGGATGTGACTAAAACTTCTCTCCTAAAGGACTATCTGGCGTTTAAAGGCTGTGCCAAGGAGTATCTTGTAACGGATGCATCTTTGGCCGACATTTGTAGCCACAATGCAGCGGTAGCGAAGAAGTATGGCAAAACGAATGTGAGCTTTCTTTGGAATTTCATTAGTCAGCTGTACGCTTACAGTTCAATCGCTAGTATGAAGCTGGAACAACggaattcaaattcaagcCAACATGCTACTGGCCGCTTGATGGCACAAAACTCAAACCAATCGAGTGCTGGCGGGCGCAGTGAGGATCGACCCAACGCTAGTGGAAGCAATCCAAACCTCGCATCAACGAACATcgccaataacaacaatagtGCCGAAGATTTCTCCGAGTACGCAAACATTCGGAATAGCAACGAACCGGCGGGACTAGGACAGTTGCTTTCGGTGGACATTGAACCAGAACGGTGTGAGTTTGTCTTTGGCGAGACGGAACTAACATTCGATTCGGTTGATTGTATCAAAGGATTTCGAAACGGGTTCCTCTACACCGGACCGCATGATCTGGTGAAAGAGTACACGTTTCCTTCCTCGAACCTGATGAATGCACACGAACTACACCAAACGCATCCGCGGAAACatatggcggtggcggaaaaATCTCAAGAAACATCCCCTCCACCGAACCCCGTACCGAGCTTTTTGAAGATCTCCGATCACAACCCGTCTCCACCGATCTGGCAACCGCACCAGGTATTGGCCGACTGCCTATCGCTACAGACGGAAGTCGGAGACGTGCAGACATCATCCTGCATTCTGATGGCCCTCGGCGAACGGCGTCACAGTTTACAGATTGATGAAAGCGTGCAGGAGAACTGGCTTATGTCGTACATTGAGCTGCTGCATCGGCATCAGCTGTGGAACGAGGCGACCCAGGTTATAAAACTCAGCTGGATACGCTCGGTGGCAGAGATGAACCAGCAATCTACGACGATGTACACAAGCTGTGGTCAGTGTTCAAAGCAGCTACTAAACACGGTCGGGTGGTATTGTTCCCGCTGCAAATCAGCTCAAAGCTCAAAGTGCAGTGTCTGCAATGGCGTTGTCCGGGGATTGTACGCATGGTGCCAAGGCTGTTCGCATGGTGGGCATTTGGAGCATCTGAAGCACTGGTTTTCCAATAATTCAAAATGTCCTAAATGTGGGCACTTGTGTGAATACGAGTAA